In Candidatus Palauibacter australiensis, one DNA window encodes the following:
- a CDS encoding S9 family peptidase, with the protein MLLQRQGCAMRAAIFPTSRVLAAGSVLSVILSVALSTGLDAQEGRPMTVEDVLALRSLSQISVSPDGRWVAYVVTERDMEEDRQETDVWVVPTAGGPAAARQLTFRPGSDDAPVWHPSGEWLAFSSDREGVRQVYGIRPDGGEAWQVTSHETSVGGFRFAPNGRRLGFVASPPATEADRELEEVRGRPMVWDSVYTDQWSRLHVAELEDDVAAEGVRWSPDGLHVVSFVWSPDSRAVAFGARSSPVLRTTYYGATYVQEGASAEARSVTSMPGGENPVAWDDASGLVVSGTGQLLGTFNRQLWRVPFDEAGAALEPVSLTAGLDANANLVHIDGAQLIVSAARRTGAAVYRIPLANGDATGPPGDLADGPHYYSGASASADGRWLAFTAEDGMAPPDLFITPMDSFRPERLTDLNPQVADLALGEQRVESWPSRAGGEDIEGVLTLPVGYEEGDRVPMVLVIHGGPSGISSDRFNATRGAYPVQVYAGMGFAVLQPNYRGSSGYGERFRGLNRGDISGRDWVDIDSGVDAMVERGIADPDRLAVSGWSFGGHHTYWGITQTDRFRAASAGAGANDLISMYSQTDIPEFYHTYLGPKPWEDWDLYEERSAYRHVENVTTPLLIQVGERDERVPAEQSIQFFEAVRAIGKAPTTLVLYPDQPHGVRSPRLQRDLMSRNVEWLRRWVLEPEALVP; encoded by the coding sequence ATGCTTCTCCAACGTCAGGGGTGTGCCATGCGTGCCGCGATCTTCCCCACCTCCCGGGTCCTCGCCGCGGGGTCCGTCCTCTCCGTCATCCTCTCCGTTGCCCTCTCCACCGGATTGGACGCCCAGGAGGGCCGGCCGATGACGGTCGAGGATGTCCTCGCCCTCAGGAGCCTCTCGCAGATCTCCGTGAGTCCGGACGGACGGTGGGTGGCCTACGTCGTCACGGAACGGGACATGGAGGAGGACCGCCAGGAGACCGACGTGTGGGTCGTGCCCACGGCGGGAGGCCCGGCCGCTGCCCGCCAGCTCACGTTCCGTCCCGGTTCCGACGATGCGCCGGTCTGGCACCCGTCGGGGGAATGGCTCGCCTTCTCCTCGGACCGGGAGGGCGTCAGGCAGGTCTACGGTATCCGGCCCGACGGTGGCGAGGCGTGGCAGGTGACGTCCCACGAGACCTCGGTCGGCGGCTTCCGCTTCGCGCCCAATGGCCGGCGGCTCGGTTTCGTGGCGAGCCCGCCCGCGACGGAGGCGGACCGCGAACTCGAGGAGGTGCGCGGGCGCCCGATGGTGTGGGATTCGGTCTACACGGACCAGTGGTCGCGCCTCCACGTCGCCGAACTCGAGGACGACGTGGCCGCCGAGGGCGTGAGATGGTCGCCGGACGGTCTCCACGTGGTGTCTTTCGTATGGTCCCCGGATTCGCGAGCCGTGGCCTTCGGCGCGCGGTCGTCGCCGGTGCTGAGGACGACGTACTACGGTGCGACGTACGTGCAGGAGGGGGCGTCAGCGGAGGCCCGGAGCGTCACGTCGATGCCGGGCGGGGAGAATCCGGTGGCGTGGGACGATGCGTCGGGCCTCGTCGTGTCCGGAACGGGGCAACTGCTCGGGACCTTCAATCGACAACTCTGGCGGGTGCCGTTCGACGAGGCCGGCGCCGCGCTGGAGCCCGTGTCGCTCACGGCCGGTCTGGACGCGAACGCGAACCTCGTCCACATCGATGGTGCGCAGCTCATCGTCTCGGCGGCCCGACGCACGGGAGCCGCCGTGTACCGGATTCCGCTCGCCAACGGCGACGCCACAGGTCCTCCGGGCGATCTGGCTGACGGCCCGCATTACTACTCCGGCGCCTCCGCGTCGGCGGACGGGCGCTGGCTCGCGTTCACCGCCGAGGACGGCATGGCGCCGCCGGACCTCTTCATCACTCCGATGGATTCCTTTCGCCCCGAGCGCCTGACCGACCTGAATCCGCAGGTGGCCGACCTCGCGCTCGGCGAACAGCGGGTCGAGTCGTGGCCTTCGCGCGCCGGAGGCGAGGACATCGAAGGCGTTCTCACCCTTCCCGTCGGGTACGAGGAGGGGGACCGCGTCCCGATGGTCCTCGTGATCCACGGGGGGCCGTCCGGCATCTCATCCGACCGCTTCAACGCGACGCGTGGCGCTTACCCGGTACAGGTCTACGCGGGCATGGGCTTCGCCGTCCTGCAGCCGAACTACCGGGGGTCGAGCGGCTACGGGGAGCGCTTTCGCGGTCTCAACCGCGGCGACATCTCCGGCCGGGATTGGGTCGACATCGACTCCGGCGTGGACGCCATGGTCGAGCGCGGGATCGCGGATCCCGACCGGCTCGCCGTGAGCGGATGGAGCTTCGGAGGGCACCACACCTATTGGGGCATCACGCAGACCGACCGCTTCAGGGCTGCGAGCGCGGGCGCCGGCGCGAACGACCTCATCTCCATGTATTCCCAGACGGACATCCCCGAGTTCTACCACACCTACCTGGGCCCGAAGCCGTGGGAGGACTGGGACTTGTACGAGGAGCGCTCCGCCTACCGTCATGTTGAAAACGTGACGACACCGCTCCTGATCCAGGTGGGTGAGAGGGACGAGAGGGTACCGGCGGAACAGAGCATCCAGTTCTTCGAGGCCGTCCGCGCCATCGGTAAAGCGCCGACGACGCTCGTCCTTTATCCGGATCAACCACATGGGGTTAGATCTCCGCGTCTCCAGCGCGATCTCATGTCGAGAAACGTGGAATGGCTCAGGCGGTGGGTCCTGGAGCCGGAGGCGCTGGTTCCGTAG
- a CDS encoding PQQ-dependent dehydrogenase, methanol/ethanol family, protein MNPGPRLPSAVAAGALAAAALLCGGAVAGVGAQVPFERLVNADDEPHNWFTYSGNYASHRFSALDEIHRGNVGDLKVIWAYQMSGGLIETTPVVVDGVMYVTEPPSNVSALDARSGRRLWHWSAEVPASTKNIGFPRVNRGVAILDETVFVGTLDARLVALDAGSGALRWEVDVADNFLGFSITTAPLALDGKVIVGVSGAEAGANGFVDAYDPETGTLLWRTFTIPRPGEPGSETWGGDSWEHGGGSTWLTGSYDPELDLLYWPTGNPAPDWNGDLRPGDNLYTNSILALDPDTGEMQWYFQYTPHDTHDWDANQIQVLVDAEWEGEPRKLLVTANRNAFYYVLDRETGEFLHGLEYSKQTWAEGLDEHGRPIVIPGTEPTEEGNLVWPSLQGAANWFSPSYSPDTGLFYQATRIMGAVYYKAEVEYEPGQPFLGGGEQALSGDEASGAVKALDALTGELRWEFPLLSPPWAGVMATRGGLVFGGSNEGNIFALDAETGEALWDFQAGAGVRTNPMSFEVDGEQRIVTAAGGVLWVFGLP, encoded by the coding sequence GTGAATCCTGGACCACGGCTTCCTTCGGCTGTCGCGGCCGGCGCGCTCGCGGCGGCGGCTCTCCTGTGCGGCGGCGCCGTCGCGGGCGTGGGCGCGCAGGTACCGTTCGAGCGCCTCGTGAACGCGGACGACGAGCCGCACAACTGGTTCACGTACTCGGGCAACTACGCCTCGCACCGCTTCTCCGCGCTCGACGAGATCCATCGCGGCAACGTCGGCGACCTCAAGGTGATCTGGGCCTACCAGATGAGCGGCGGGCTCATCGAGACGACGCCGGTCGTGGTGGACGGCGTGATGTACGTGACGGAGCCGCCGAGCAACGTGAGCGCGCTCGACGCGCGCAGCGGGCGCCGCCTCTGGCACTGGTCGGCGGAAGTTCCCGCCTCGACGAAGAACATCGGCTTCCCGCGCGTGAACCGTGGCGTCGCCATCCTCGACGAGACGGTGTTCGTGGGCACGCTCGACGCCCGCCTCGTGGCGCTCGACGCAGGCTCCGGCGCGCTCCGCTGGGAGGTGGACGTCGCGGACAACTTCCTCGGCTTCTCGATCACGACAGCGCCGCTCGCACTCGACGGCAAAGTCATCGTCGGCGTGTCGGGCGCGGAGGCCGGCGCGAACGGCTTCGTCGACGCCTACGACCCCGAGACCGGAACTCTCCTCTGGCGCACGTTCACGATCCCGCGGCCGGGCGAGCCGGGGAGCGAGACGTGGGGTGGCGACAGCTGGGAGCACGGTGGCGGCTCCACCTGGCTCACCGGCTCCTACGACCCGGAACTCGATCTCCTGTACTGGCCGACGGGCAACCCCGCACCCGACTGGAACGGGGACCTGAGGCCCGGGGACAACCTGTATACGAATTCCATCCTCGCCCTCGATCCCGACACGGGCGAGATGCAGTGGTACTTCCAGTACACGCCGCACGACACGCACGACTGGGACGCGAATCAGATCCAGGTGCTGGTGGACGCCGAATGGGAGGGCGAGCCCCGAAAGCTGCTCGTGACCGCGAACCGGAACGCCTTCTATTACGTGCTCGACCGCGAGACGGGCGAGTTCCTGCACGGCCTGGAGTACTCGAAGCAGACGTGGGCCGAGGGCCTCGACGAGCACGGCCGCCCGATCGTAATTCCCGGCACCGAGCCCACGGAGGAAGGGAACCTGGTCTGGCCCAGCCTCCAGGGGGCGGCGAACTGGTTCAGCCCTTCGTACAGCCCGGACACGGGGCTCTTCTACCAGGCGACCCGGATCATGGGGGCCGTCTACTACAAGGCCGAGGTCGAATACGAGCCCGGCCAGCCGTTTCTCGGCGGCGGCGAGCAGGCGCTGTCCGGCGACGAGGCGAGCGGCGCCGTGAAGGCGCTCGACGCGCTCACGGGGGAGCTGCGGTGGGAGTTCCCGCTCCTGTCCCCCCCGTGGGCCGGCGTGATGGCTACGCGAGGCGGCCTCGTCTTCGGCGGAAGCAACGAGGGCAACATCTTCGCCCTCGACGCGGAAACGGGAGAGGCGTTGTGGGACTTCCAGGCGGGCGCCGGCGTCCGCACCAACCCCATGTCGTTCGAGGTGGACGGGGAGCAGCGAATCGTGACCGCCGCGGGCGGAGTCCTCTGGGTATTCGGACTCCCCTAG
- a CDS encoding c-type cytochrome, which yields MRRPRPGLCGLALAASVLAVPGHAAAQDEPEVTEAGLARGELFYQAHCGRCHGMLGHGGEGPNLARPTLPRAPDHESLVQVIRSGIPGTGMPGTRSNLVSDLEVDLVAAYVRTLGQDAVMEVSGDATRGREVFATAGDCYSCHVVDGRGTGIGPELTGIGLRRGVDYLYASLRTPDSELPVSRRGILRGFRGYLPIRAVTREGRVITGMRVNEDAFTIQLRSISGRTVSLRKEDLVELEKQFDHSLMPAVEEMTEADIDDLVAFLADLGEGS from the coding sequence ATGCGACGGCCCCGTCCGGGTCTGTGCGGTCTCGCGCTGGCAGCGAGCGTGCTTGCGGTGCCCGGCCACGCCGCGGCTCAGGATGAACCCGAGGTCACCGAAGCCGGTCTCGCGCGCGGCGAGCTGTTCTACCAGGCCCACTGCGGCCGGTGCCACGGAATGCTCGGCCACGGGGGCGAGGGGCCCAATCTGGCCCGCCCCACCCTGCCCCGCGCGCCCGACCACGAGTCGCTCGTGCAGGTGATCCGGAGCGGGATCCCCGGTACCGGCATGCCCGGGACGAGGTCCAACCTGGTGTCGGATCTGGAGGTCGACCTCGTGGCCGCCTACGTCCGCACGCTGGGGCAGGACGCCGTCATGGAGGTCTCGGGTGACGCCACGCGCGGGCGGGAAGTGTTCGCCACCGCCGGCGACTGCTACTCATGCCACGTCGTCGACGGCCGCGGGACAGGGATCGGCCCCGAACTCACGGGCATCGGGCTGCGGCGCGGGGTCGACTACCTCTACGCGTCTCTGCGGACGCCCGACTCGGAGCTGCCGGTCTCGCGGCGAGGCATCCTGCGGGGGTTCAGGGGATACCTGCCGATCCGCGCGGTCACGCGCGAGGGCCGCGTCATCACGGGCATGCGCGTGAACGAGGATGCCTTCACGATCCAGTTGCGGTCGATCTCCGGCCGCACGGTCTCGCTTCGCAAGGAAGATCTCGTGGAACTCGAGAAGCAGTTCGATCACTCCCTGATGCCCGCCGTGGAGGAGATGACGGAAGCGGACATCGACGATCTCGTCGCCTTCCTCGCCGACCTCGGGGAGGGATCGTGA